From the Desulfovibrio sp. JC010 genome, one window contains:
- a CDS encoding fumarate reductase flavoprotein subunit yields the protein MQTYYSDLLVIGAGLAGERVAVEAAQEGFDVTCLSIVPARRSHSSAAQGGMQAALGNCAKGEGDNVDVHFGDTVRGSDWGCDQEVARLFADAAPIEMRRLAHWGVPWNRVVPGKSFYFKGGEKFEKEEKEEKRGLITARSFGGTAKWRTCYTSDGTGHAVMCTMDNRCAELGIDVFDRKEAISLIHDGDKCTGAVVRCLRTGELEVFLSKATAICTGGFGRIYKATTNAVICDGGGHIIAHDTGVVPIGNPEAIQFHPTGIVPTDILVTEGCRGDGGTLLDVNEERFMNIYEPEKAELASRDVVSRWMTHHMREGKGVKSAYGEHLWLDIRHLGDKHISTKLREVDEICHHFLNVDPRKQLIPVRPTQHYTMAGVRTNKDGAVYGLKGLFSAGEAACWDMHGFNRLGGNSLAETVVAGGIIGVKIVEFLKGYETDFKTALVADAVKKQQDRIENLRSGANGKENVYKVREEMQDALMEGCFVFRNDAGLKKCIDTLQGTLEKARNVGLVSDGLGANHELAAALKIEGQVKLGLCIAKAALERTESRGSHNREDYTARDDQNWLNRTLAYWREGADMPELQYEEATPHYEIPPGDRGYGGGTIIEADKAEIEAKTIKK from the coding sequence ATGCAAACATATTACTCAGATCTCCTTGTTATCGGCGCGGGCCTTGCGGGCGAGCGCGTGGCTGTGGAGGCGGCCCAGGAAGGTTTTGATGTAACTTGTCTCTCCATTGTCCCGGCACGCCGATCCCATTCATCGGCAGCACAGGGCGGCATGCAGGCCGCATTAGGGAACTGTGCCAAGGGCGAGGGAGACAATGTAGACGTTCACTTCGGCGACACTGTTCGCGGTTCCGACTGGGGCTGTGACCAGGAAGTGGCCCGTCTTTTCGCAGACGCAGCTCCCATCGAGATGCGCAGACTCGCACACTGGGGTGTGCCCTGGAACCGCGTTGTTCCCGGTAAATCCTTCTATTTCAAAGGTGGCGAGAAATTTGAAAAAGAAGAAAAAGAAGAAAAGCGCGGCCTGATTACCGCACGCTCCTTCGGCGGTACCGCCAAATGGCGTACCTGCTACACTTCTGACGGAACCGGACACGCGGTCATGTGTACCATGGACAACCGCTGTGCCGAACTCGGAATTGATGTTTTTGACCGCAAGGAAGCTATCTCCCTCATTCATGACGGCGATAAATGTACCGGTGCGGTTGTCCGCTGCCTGCGCACGGGCGAGCTGGAAGTGTTCCTTTCCAAGGCCACTGCCATCTGCACAGGCGGCTTCGGACGTATCTATAAAGCAACCACCAACGCGGTTATCTGTGACGGCGGCGGGCATATCATCGCCCACGATACCGGGGTTGTACCCATCGGTAACCCGGAAGCAATCCAGTTCCACCCCACCGGAATTGTCCCCACCGATATTCTGGTAACTGAAGGTTGCCGCGGTGACGGCGGAACCCTGCTTGACGTCAACGAAGAGCGGTTCATGAATATCTACGAACCGGAAAAGGCCGAGTTGGCCTCCCGTGACGTTGTTTCCCGCTGGATGACCCACCACATGCGCGAGGGCAAGGGTGTTAAATCCGCTTACGGCGAACACCTCTGGCTGGATATCCGTCATCTCGGTGACAAGCACATCTCCACTAAACTGCGCGAAGTTGATGAAATCTGCCATCACTTCCTGAACGTTGACCCCCGCAAACAGCTCATCCCGGTCCGTCCGACCCAGCACTACACCATGGCCGGCGTACGTACCAATAAAGATGGTGCGGTTTACGGTCTCAAGGGTCTGTTCTCCGCCGGTGAAGCAGCCTGCTGGGATATGCACGGCTTTAACCGTCTGGGCGGTAACTCCCTTGCGGAAACCGTTGTTGCTGGCGGGATCATCGGTGTCAAAATTGTTGAATTCCTTAAAGGGTACGAAACCGACTTCAAGACCGCTCTTGTTGCGGACGCCGTCAAGAAACAGCAGGATCGCATCGAGAACCTGCGCAGCGGTGCCAACGGCAAGGAGAATGTCTATAAGGTCCGTGAAGAAATGCAGGACGCCCTCATGGAAGGCTGCTTTGTATTCAGAAATGATGCCGGACTCAAAAAATGCATCGACACCTTACAGGGAACTCTTGAAAAAGCGCGCAATGTCGGCCTTGTTTCCGACGGTCTGGGCGCAAACCACGAACTGGCTGCGGCCCTCAAGATTGAAGGTCAGGTCAAGCTCGGCCTGTGCATCGCCAAGGCTGCCCTTGAACGTACTGAATCCCGCGGCTCCCACAACCGTGAGGACTACACCGCACGTGATGACCAGAACTGGCTGAACCGTACTCTCGCTTACTGGCGTGAAGGCGCGGACATGCCTGAACTGCAGTACGAGGAAGCCACTCCCCACTACGAGATTCCTCCGGGAGACCGTGGTTACGGCGGCGGTACCATCATCGAAGCCGACAAGGCCGAGATTGAAGCCAAGACTATCAAGAAATAA
- a CDS encoding succinate dehydrogenase/fumarate reductase cytochrome b subunit → MAVNVGMHVARPGKRDAVLDWMQMLTGAGLVAFMWCHMILVSSVVISPKIMNGIAHFFEATYMAQVGGPLIFLTFLLHFALAARKIPFRAEGQSTIWQHAQMLGHRDTWLWVVQAVTAMIILVMGAVHMWVVLNDLPITAAKSAARVSEGGWMLFYLVLLPCVELHVSVGFYRIGVKWGFIRTENRKQAKKLESILFATFMVIGIITLIRFITLS, encoded by the coding sequence ATGGCTGTAAACGTAGGTATGCACGTGGCGCGCCCGGGTAAGCGGGATGCGGTTCTCGACTGGATGCAAATGCTTACCGGAGCCGGGCTTGTGGCCTTTATGTGGTGTCACATGATTCTGGTTTCTTCGGTGGTTATTTCTCCCAAGATCATGAACGGTATTGCACATTTCTTTGAAGCCACGTATATGGCTCAGGTTGGTGGTCCTTTGATTTTCTTGACTTTTTTGCTACATTTCGCGCTGGCAGCCAGAAAGATACCTTTCCGTGCGGAAGGGCAGTCAACCATTTGGCAGCATGCACAGATGCTGGGGCATCGTGATACCTGGCTTTGGGTTGTCCAGGCTGTTACCGCAATGATCATCCTCGTGATGGGTGCTGTCCACATGTGGGTTGTGCTCAATGATCTTCCCATTACTGCCGCAAAGTCGGCGGCCAGAGTTTCCGAAGGCGGATGGATGCTTTTCTATCTGGTCCTTCTGCCCTGCGTTGAGCTTCATGTCAGCGTGGGATTCTACCGCATCGGCGTCAAATGGGGATTCATCAGGACTGAGAACAGGAAACAGGCCAAGAAGCTTGAATCCATTCTCTTTGCGACCTTCATGGTCATCGGCATCATCACCCTGATCAGGTTCATCACTTTAAGTTAA
- a CDS encoding TetR/AcrR family transcriptional regulator: MTKKEKILLAAQEEFGEHGYTATTLKMVADRAGVASGLVSHYYGNKDNLFLEAGGELIDQMLGVLTDKAKEGKNGLEALGIFVQAYFDFTDSHRTTFPTLLRSSPFSDEYPHLDRTHIAAKFKRLIDQIEDYIRQGMEDDSVREVPLTQTSYLVYGHIVGAVRTEFLTPFQIDNLFKEACRFITRSLAKD, from the coding sequence ATGACCAAGAAAGAAAAGATCCTGCTGGCCGCACAAGAAGAGTTCGGAGAACATGGATACACAGCAACGACTTTAAAAATGGTGGCTGACCGGGCAGGGGTTGCCTCAGGGCTGGTTTCGCACTACTACGGCAACAAAGACAATTTATTTCTTGAAGCAGGCGGGGAACTCATCGACCAGATGCTGGGTGTACTCACCGACAAAGCCAAAGAGGGTAAAAACGGGCTTGAAGCACTGGGCATATTCGTACAGGCCTATTTCGACTTTACCGACAGCCACAGGACAACCTTCCCGACCCTGCTGCGCAGCTCCCCTTTCAGTGACGAATACCCGCACCTTGACCGTACCCATATTGCAGCAAAATTTAAAAGACTTATTGACCAGATTGAAGATTACATCAGACAGGGAATGGAGGACGACTCCGTACGTGAGGTTCCGCTGACGCAGACCAGCTATCTGGTTTACGGACATATTGTCGGGGCGGTCCGAACTGAATTCCTGACCCCGTTCCAGATAGACAATCTTTTTAAAGAAGCATGCCGATTCATAACTCGAAGCTTAGCCAAAGACTGA